The proteins below are encoded in one region of Manis javanica isolate MJ-LG chromosome 8, MJ_LKY, whole genome shotgun sequence:
- the SERF2 gene encoding small EDRK-rich factor 2 isoform X2 gives MTRGNQRELARQKNMKKQSDSVKGKRRDDGLSAAARKQRDSEIMQQKQKKANEKKEEPK, from the exons ATGACCC GCGGTAATCAGCGCGAGCTCGCCCGCCAGAAGAATATGAAAAAGCAGAGCGACTCGGTTAAGGGAAAGCGCCGAGATGACGGGCTTTCTGCTGCCGCCCGCAAGCAGAG GGACTCGGAGATCATGCAGCAGAAGCAGAAAAAGGCAAACGAGAAGAAGGAGGAACCCAAGTAG
- the SERF2 gene encoding small EDRK-rich factor 2 isoform X1: MTRGNQRELARQKNMKKQSDSVKGKRRDDGLSAAARKQSAPSSLPPGTRRSCSRSRKRQTRRRRNPSSFVASCPTLLPFACVPGASPTTLAFSPIVLTGPSTDGIPFAQSLQRVPFVLPFPQVASLPLGHSWG, encoded by the exons ATGACCC GCGGTAATCAGCGCGAGCTCGCCCGCCAGAAGAATATGAAAAAGCAGAGCGACTCGGTTAAGGGAAAGCGCCGAGATGACGGGCTTTCTGCTGCCGCCCGCAAGCAGAG TGCCCCATCATCTCTACCCCCAGGGACTCGGAGATCATGCAGCAGAAGCAGAAAAAGGCAAACGAGAAGAAGGAGGAACCCAAGTAGCTTTGTGGCTTCGTGTCCAACCCTCTTGCCCTTCGCCTGTGTGCCTGGAGCCAGTCCCACCACGCTTGCGTTTTCTCCTATAGTGCTCACAGGTCCCAGCACCGATGGCATTCCCTTTGCCCAGAGTCTGCAGCGGGtcccttttgtgcttcctttccCTCAGGTAGCCTCTCTCCCCCTGGGCCACTCCTGGGGGTGA